The following are encoded together in the Trachemys scripta elegans isolate TJP31775 chromosome 7, CAS_Tse_1.0, whole genome shotgun sequence genome:
- the SMIM4 gene encoding small integral membrane protein 4: MLMRTKIRYFLRLVPGRQHFGMYRFLPFFFLLGGAMEWFMINVRLGEETFYDVYRRKRSERQYEQRMEER; the protein is encoded by the exons ATGCTGATGAGGACTAAAATAAGATACTTCTTGCGGCTGGTGCCTGGAAGGCAGCATTTTGGCATGTACAGattccttcctttcttctttctccttgGGGGAGCCATGGAGTGGTTTATGATCAATGTCCGGCTTGGCGAAGAGACATTTT ATGATGTTTACCGTAGGAAACGGTCGGAGAGACAGTacgagcagaggatggaagaaagATGA